The proteins below come from a single Triticum aestivum cultivar Chinese Spring chromosome 5D, IWGSC CS RefSeq v2.1, whole genome shotgun sequence genomic window:
- the LOC123122832 gene encoding beta-glucosidase BoGH3B translates to MGSVHKATFVLLMFCLAVLGRAEYLKYKDPKQSIGVRIKDLLGRMTLAEKIGQMTQIERENATTGVLSKYFIGSVLSGGGSVPSSKATVAAWQSMVNEMQKDAMSTRLGIPIIYGIDAVHGHNNVYKATVFPHNVGLGATRDPELVKRIGEATALEVRATGIPYVFAPCIAVCRDPRWGRCYESYSEDPNVVRSMTTIISGLQGDDPSDIKGRPYVGGSKKVAACAKHYVGDGGTFMGINEGNTIIDNDGLMTIHMPAYYNSIIRGVSTIMVSYNSWNGKKMHANHHLITDFLKNKLKFRGFVISDWEGIDRITTPQHLNYSYSIEAGVGAGIDMIMVPFAYTEFIDGLTSQVKNNIIPMSRIDDAVYRILRVKFTMGLFENPYADPSLMGELGKQEHREIAREAVRKSLVLLKNGKSAYTPLLPLPKKAGKILVAGSHADNLGNQCGGWTITWQGLTGNDNTTGTTILSAIKSTVDPSTQVVFSENPDSTAVDSGNYDYAIVVIGEPPYAETFGDSLNLTIPAPGPSVIQTVCRSVKCVVVLISGRPLVVEPYIGAMDAFVAAWLPGTEGQGVADVLFGDYGFSGKLARTWFKSVDQLPMNVGDKHYDPLFPFGFGLTTQANK, encoded by the exons ATGGGGAGTGTGCACAAGGCCACCTTCGTTCTCCTCATGTTCTGCTTGGCGGTGCTGGGGAGGGCAGAATATCTCAAGTACAAGGACCCGAAGCAGTCGATTGGTGTTCGCATCAAGGACCTGCTCGGCCGGATGACTCTCGCGGAGAAGATCGGCCAGATGACTCAGATCGAGAGGGAGAACGCCACGACGGGGGTGCTATCCAAGTACTTCATAG GCAGCGTGCTGAGTGGTGGAGGCAGCGTGCCTTCTTCCAAGGCAACCGTTGCGGCTTGGCAGTCGATGGTGAACGAAATGCAAAAGGACGCCATGTCCACCCGCCTAGGTATTCCGATTATCTACGGTATTGACGCTGTGCATGGTCACAATAACGTCTACAAAGCCACCGTCTTCCCCCATAACGTTGGCCTCGGAGCCACCAG GGACCCTGAGTTGGTGAAGAGGATAGGAGAAGCAACTGCTCTTGAAGTTAGAGCCACCGGGATCCCATACGTCTTTGCTCCATGTATTGCG GTTTGTAGAGACCCAAGATGGGGACGCTGCTATGAAAGCTACAGTGAAGACCCAAATGTTGTCCGTTCAATGACCACAATTATCTCTGGCTTGCAAGGCGATGATCCGTCAGATATCAAAGGAAGACCATATGTTGGTGGAAG TAAGAAAGTTGCCGCATGTGCAAAGCACTATGTTGGTGATGGTGGTACGTTTATGGGGATCAACGAGGGCAATACAATCATCGACAACGATGGCTTGATGACTATTCATATGCCTGCTTATTATAATTCTATCATCAGAGGCGTCTCCACTATTATGGTCTCATACAATAGTTGGAATGGAAAGAAAATGCACGCCAACCATCACCTAATCACTGACTTCCTCAAGAACAAGCTCAAATTTAGG GGTTTTGTGATTTCAGACTGGGAAGGCATTGATCGGATTACTACTCCCCAACACCTGAACTATTCTTATTCGATTGAGGCCGGAGTAGGTGCAGGTATTGACATG ATCATGGTTCCTTTTGCCTACACAGAATTCATCGATGGACTGACATCCCAAGTTAAGAACAACATTATCCCCATGAGCAGAATCGATGATGCTGTCTACAGGATTCTTCGGGTTAAGTTCACCATGGGTCTATTTGAGAACCCTTATGCCGATCCAAGCCTCATGGGCGAACTCGGAAAGCAA GAACACCGAGAAATCGCCCGGGAAGCCGTCAGAAAATCACTGGTGTTGCTGAAAAATGGAAAATCTGCCTACACTCCATTGTTGCCCCTCCCCAAGAAGGCCGGTAAGATCCTCGTTGCCGGAAGCCACGCCGACAACTTGGGCAACCAATGTGGAGGATGGACGATCACATGGCAAGGATTGACCGGCAACGACAATACTACTG GGACGACCATCCTTTCGGCGATCAAGTCCACCGTCGACCCCAGCACGCAGGTGGTCTTCTCGGAGAACCCGGACAGCACCGCCGTGGACAGCGGTAACTACGACTACGCGATTGTGGTTATCGGCGAGCCGCCCTATGCCGAGACGTTCGGCGACAGCCTGAACCTGACGATCCCTGCCCCCGGACCCTCGGTGATCCAGACCGTCTGCAGGAGTGTCAAGTGCGTGGTTGTCCTCATTTCCGGCAGGCCGCTAGTGGTGGAGCCATACATCGGCGCCATGGACGCGTTCGTCGCCGCGTGGCTGCCCGGCACTGAGGGGCAGGGCGTGGCCGACGTTTTGTTCGGCGACTACGGGTTCTCCGGGAAGCTGGCGAGGACGTGGTTCAAGTCGGTGGACCAGCTGCCGATGAACGTCGGCGACAAGCACTACGACCCGCTCTTCCCCTTCGGGTTTGGCCTCACCACGCAGGCCAACAAGTGA
- the LOC123125557 gene encoding beta-glucosidase BoGH3B-like, with product MGTLHKATFVLLMLCLSALGRAEYLKYKDPKQPVGARIKDLLGRMTLAEKIGQMTQIERINATAEVLSKYFIGSILSSGGSPPFPRASAEDWASMVDEMQKAALSTRLGIPMIYGIDAVHGHNNVYKATIFPHNVGLGATRDPMLVKRIGEATALEVRATGIPYVFAPCIAVCRDPRWGRCYESYSEDPNIVRSMTTIISGLQGDVPSGSEGRPYVAGSKKVAACAKHYVGDGGTFMGINEGNTIIDNHGMMTIHMPAYYNSIIRGVSTIMVSFNSWNGTKMHANHYIITDFLKNKLKFWGFVISDWQGIDKITTPPHLNYSYSIEAGIGAGIDMIMVPFGYTEFIDDLTSQVEKNIIPMSRIDDAVYRILRVKFTMGLFENPYADRSLVGELGKHEHRELAREAVRKSLVLLKNGKYASTPLLPLPKKAGKILVAGSHADNLGNQCGGWTIEWQGDTGNDKTVGTTILSAINSTVDPSTRVVFSVNPDSTVVENGKYDYAIVVVGEPPYAETFGDNLNLTIPAPGPSVKQTVCKKINCVVVLISGRPLVVEPYIGAMDALVAAWLPGTEGQGIADVLFGNYGFSGKLARTWFKSVDQLPMNVGDKHYDPLFPFGFGLTTKAKK from the exons ATGGGGACTTTGCACAAGGCCACCTTCGTTCTCCTCATGCTCTGCTTGTCAGCATTGGGGAGAGCGGAATATCTCAAGTACAAG GACCCGAAGCAGCCCGTCGGCGCCCGCATCAAGGATCTGCTCGGACGGATGACCCTCGCGGAGAAGATCGGCCAGATGACGCAGATCGAGAGGATAAACGCCACCGCGGAGGTGCTATCAAAATACTTCATAG GTAGCATCCTGAGTAGCGGCGGCAGCCCGCCTTTTCCCCGAGCGTCTGCTGAGGATTGGGCTTCAATGGTGGATGAAATGCAAAAGGCCGCCCTCTCTACCCGCCTAGGCATTCCGATGATCTACGGCATTGACGCTGTGCATGGTCACAATAACGTCTACAAAGCTACCATCTTCCCTCATAACGTTGGTCTCGGAGCTACCAG GGACCCTATGCTGGTCAAGAGGATAGGAGAAGCAACTGCTCTTGAAGTTAGAGCTACCGGGATTCCATACGTCTTTGCTCCATGTATTGCG GTTTGTAGAGACCCAAGATGGGGACGCTGCTATGAAAGCTATAGTGAAGACCCAAACATTGTCCGGTCAATGACCACAATCATCTCTGGCTTGCAAGGTGATGTTCCCTCAGGTTCCGAGGGAAGACCATATGTTGCTGGAAG TAAGAAAGTTGCTGCATGCGCAAAGCACTATGTTGGTGATGGAGGCACGTTTATGGGGATCAACGAGGGCAATACAATCATCGACAACCATGGGATGATGACTATCCATATGCCTGCTTACTATAATTCTATCATCAGGGGCGTATCTACTATTATGGTCTCGTTCAATAGTTGGAATGGAACGAAAATGCACGCCAACCATTACATAATCACAGATTTTCTCAAGAACAAACTCAAATTTTGG GGTTTCGTGATTTCAGACTGGCAAGGCATTGATAAGATTACGACTCCCCCACACTTGAACTATTCCTATTCAATTGAGGCCGGAATTGGTGCTGGTATTGACATG ATCATGGTTCCTTTTGGCTACACAGAATTCATTGATGATCTGACATCCCAAGTTGAGAAAAACATTATCCCTATGAGCAGAATCGACGATGCTGTCTACAGGATTCTTCGGGTCAAGTTTACCATGGGTCTATTTGAGAACCCTTATGCTGATCGAAGTCTTGTTGGTGAACTCGGGAAGCAT GAACACCGAGAACTCGCTAGGGAAGCCGTCAGGAAATCATTGGTGTTGCTGAAAAATGGAAAATATGCATCCACCCCATTGTTGCCTCTCCCAAAGAAGGCTGGTAAGATACTTGTAGCCGGGAGCCACGCCGACAACTTGGGCAACCAGTGTGGAGGATGGACAATCGAATGGCAAGGAGACACCGGCAACGATAAAACTGTTG GGACGACGATCCTTTCGGCGATCAATTCAACCGTCGACCCTAGCACACGAGTGGTCTTCTCTGTTAACCCAGATAGCACTGTTGTGGAAAATGGCAAGTACGATTATGCCATCGTGGTGGTGGGTGAGCCACCCTATGCCGAGACATTCGGCGACAACCTGAACTTGACGATCCCTGCCCCCGGCCCCTCGGTGAAACAGACTGTCTGCAAGAAGATCAACTGTGTGGTGGTGCTCATCTCCGGTAGACCGCTGGTGGTGGAACCCTACATCGGTGCCATGGATGCGTTAGTCGCCGCCTGGCTACCCGGCACGGAAGGCCAAGGCATCGCCGACGTGCTCTTCGGCAACTACGGGTTCTCTGGGAAGCTGGCGAGGACATGGTTCAAGTCGGTGGACCAGCTGCCAATGAACGTTGGGGACAAGCACTATGACCCGTTGTTCCCCTTCGGGTTTGGCCTCACCACAAAGGCAAAAAAGTGA
- the LOC123125558 gene encoding uncharacterized protein, with the protein MDQAPQDVLAEVLRRLAPRSLAACRCVCKGWRAVVDANRLLRADLLPLTVDGIFYETCPYNIPMLFSSPATGRRVTGKLDYLDWPLNDVFPIMDCCNGLLLMCDHVVNPATRQWVRLPPLPPSCTAAGCTRCSNENRYLAYDPALSPHYEVFLIPNIPFKLPTGHICMHICDDDDESVSAMEWPPSPYIVHVFSSKTGCWKERPLLREGEAAGTVADVKAVYHTVSFFLYAAYWKDALYVRCEEEFLMRINLLHDGNKGYTVPRIGKSEKGVYCAFRVDRNTFQIWFLDESDGQMEWALRNVIDLQRVVEIYPANHVDGPYWVVQSEDQMDLVLKNGINLRPAHDNDKAMTEGDFDWDSDNEYVVSTDDWDDKGGYRDYFYCLGFHPYKEVVFFHGAFRTVAYNFDSCKVLYLGEMRYGYDELQESFSYASCWMRNLPGSN; encoded by the exons ATGGATCAGGCGCCCCAGGACGTCCTCGCGGAGGtcctccgccgcctcgcgccgcgcaGCCTGGCCGCGTGCCGCTGCGTGTGCAAGGGGTGGCGCGCCGTCGTCGACGCCAACCGCCTGCTCCGCGCGGATCTGCTCCCGCTCACGGTCGACGGCATCTTCTACGAGACCTGTCCCTATAACATACCCATGCTTTTCTCCAGCCCCGCCACGGGCCGCAGGGTCACCGGTAAGCTCGACTACCTGGACTGGCCGCTGAACGACGTTTTCCCGATCATGGACTGCTGCAACGGCCTCCTCCTGATGTGCGATCACGTGGTCAACCCCGCCACACGGCAGTGGGTGCGTCTGCCCCCTCTGCCGCCCTCGTGCACGGCCGCAGGCTGCACACGTTGCAGCAACGAGAATCGCTACCTCGCGTACGATCCGGCGCTGTCGCCGCACTACGAGGTGTTCTTGATCCCTAACATTCCGTTCAAGCTTCCGACGGGGCATATCTGTATGCAcatttgtgatgatgatgatgaatcggTGTCCGCGATGGAATGGCCACCCTCGCCTTACATCGTGCACGTCTTCTCCTCAAAGACCGGTTGCTGGAAGGAAAGACCCCTTCTTCGGGAAGGGGAGGCCGCGGGAACGGTTGCCGATGTGAAAGCGGTTTATCATACTGTATCATTTTTCCTCTACGCCGCCTATTGGAAGGACGCGCTCTATGTTCGTTGCGAAGAGGAATTTCTGATGAG AATAAACTTGTTGCATGATGGAAATAAAGGATATACTGTGCCTCGCATAGGAAAATCAGAGAAGGGGGTGTATTGTGCATTCCGTGTCGACCGCAACACATTTCAGATTTGGTTCCTTGATGAATCGGATGGTCAGATGGAGTGGGCACTGAGGAATGTCATCGACCTTCAGCGAGTAGTGGAAATTTATCCTGCCAACCACGTTGATGGTCCATACTGGGTCGTGCAGTCGGAGGATCAGATGGATCTGGTGTTGAAGAATGGCATCAATCTTCGGCCTGCACATGACAATGACAAAGCAATGACGGAAGGCGATTTTGACTGGGACTCTGACAATGAATACGTGGTTAGCACAGATGATTGGGATGACAAGGGTGGTTATCGGGATTATTTTTATTGTCTTGGATTTCATCCTTACAAAGAGGTTGTTTTCTTTCATGGGGCCTTCAGAACAGTGGCCTACAATTTTGATAGCTGCAAAGTTCTATACTTGGGTGAGATGAGGTATGGATATGACGAGCTACAAGAGTCCTTTTCATACGCCTCATGTTGGATGAGGAACTTACCAGGAAGCAACTGA